Proteins encoded together in one Streptomyces sp. NBC_01216 window:
- a CDS encoding GNAT family N-acetyltransferase translates to MRIRAAAPAELPLLQDIERAAGDPFRSLGMTAVADDEPLPLDVLDAYRLAGRAWVAVDPGDRPVAYLLTDTVDGAAHIEQVSVHPVAARRGIGRALIEHLAAGAAARGLTALTLTTFNDVPWNAPYYRRLGFRDLAASDPELTEGLRAIQRAEAAHGLATWPRICMRRDLVPVPRLQPSDG, encoded by the coding sequence ATGCGCATCCGAGCGGCCGCACCGGCCGAACTCCCGCTGCTCCAGGACATCGAACGAGCGGCGGGCGACCCCTTCCGCTCCCTCGGCATGACGGCCGTCGCCGACGACGAGCCCCTGCCCCTGGACGTTCTCGACGCCTACCGCCTGGCCGGACGTGCCTGGGTGGCCGTCGACCCGGGCGACCGGCCGGTCGCCTACCTGCTGACGGACACGGTCGACGGAGCGGCCCACATCGAACAGGTCTCGGTGCATCCGGTCGCCGCCCGGCGTGGCATCGGCCGGGCACTGATCGAGCATCTGGCTGCCGGTGCGGCGGCGCGCGGCCTGACCGCGCTGACGCTGACCACCTTCAACGACGTCCCGTGGAACGCTCCGTACTACCGGCGGCTCGGCTTCCGCGACCTGGCCGCGTCGGATCCGGAACTGACCGAGGGCCTGCGCGCCATCCAGCGGGCCGAGGCCGCGCACGGACTGGCCACCTGGCCGCGGATCTGCATGCGCCGCGACCTGGTGCCGGTCCCCCGGCTCCAGCCCTCGGACGGCTGA
- a CDS encoding mannosyltransferase family protein: MTLTPPPLRRPRSVRPKAPCPQAPRVRIPPRPCLPPRVTLGTRAAALLDRADREVLWLYLLTRMSLWVTAYCTRWLFPGRSDTRAAGSVLAAFEQWDWHHYLHIARDGYFPEPAGGGSGQDDGDNREAFFPGFPLALRAVHAMVPHWTGAGLLISFVAGAVAVLALARLARWYLPDPRAGRRTVLLFLLSPCAVFLAAGYTEALFLALALPAWLAALRHRWPLAAGLTTLATTVRVSGLFLAAAVAVHFLLAVRSRGDLRALPWLALPAVPAALYAWYLHAHTGDWLAWNHAQERGWYRAFHTPWESWSVTWDAAFDGVHTTGYAVMFQAELLSMVAGLVLCCVQLRRRRWSEAVYIGLTLAALGTSYWYMSLPRSTLLWWPLWIGLAAWSLRRPRVATVYLCLAAPLGTVFAVTFLSGRWAG, from the coding sequence ATGACCCTGACGCCGCCGCCGTTGCGCCGCCCCCGCTCCGTGCGCCCGAAGGCGCCGTGCCCGCAGGCACCGCGCGTGCGGATCCCGCCGCGGCCGTGCCTCCCGCCCCGGGTGACGCTCGGGACGCGGGCGGCCGCCCTGCTGGATCGTGCCGACCGCGAGGTGCTCTGGCTGTACCTGCTGACCCGGATGTCCCTGTGGGTCACCGCCTACTGCACCCGGTGGCTGTTCCCCGGCCGGTCCGACACCCGCGCCGCCGGCTCGGTCCTCGCCGCGTTCGAGCAATGGGACTGGCACCACTACCTGCACATAGCCCGCGACGGGTACTTCCCCGAACCGGCCGGCGGCGGCTCCGGGCAGGACGACGGCGACAACCGGGAGGCGTTCTTCCCCGGCTTCCCGCTGGCGCTGCGGGCCGTGCACGCGATGGTGCCGCACTGGACCGGCGCGGGTCTGCTGATCTCCTTCGTCGCCGGAGCCGTCGCGGTCCTGGCACTGGCCCGCCTCGCCCGCTGGTACCTGCCGGACCCCCGCGCCGGGCGGCGCACCGTCCTGCTCTTCCTGCTCTCCCCATGCGCGGTGTTCCTCGCCGCCGGCTACACGGAGGCGCTCTTCCTCGCGCTGGCCCTGCCCGCCTGGCTCGCCGCCCTGCGCCACCGCTGGCCGCTCGCGGCCGGCCTGACCACCCTTGCGACCACCGTGCGCGTCAGCGGCCTCTTCCTCGCCGCCGCCGTGGCCGTGCACTTCCTCCTCGCCGTCCGGTCCCGAGGCGACCTGCGGGCGCTGCCGTGGCTGGCCCTGCCCGCCGTCCCGGCGGCCCTGTACGCCTGGTACCTGCACGCACACACCGGTGACTGGCTCGCCTGGAACCACGCCCAGGAGCGCGGCTGGTACCGCGCGTTCCACACCCCGTGGGAGAGCTGGTCCGTCACCTGGGACGCGGCGTTCGACGGCGTGCACACCACCGGCTACGCCGTCATGTTCCAGGCCGAGCTCCTGTCGATGGTCGCCGGACTGGTCCTGTGCTGCGTCCAACTGCGGCGGCGGCGCTGGTCGGAGGCGGTGTACATCGGGCTCACACTGGCGGCGCTCGGCACCTCGTACTGGTACATGTCCCTGCCGCGGTCCACGCTGCTGTGGTGGCCGCTGTGGATCGGCCTCGCGGCCTGGAGCCTGCGCCGGCCGCGGGTCGCGACCGTGTACCTCTGCCTGGCCGCCCCCCTCGGCACGGTGTTCGCCGTCACCTTCCTGTCAGGGCGGTGGGCCGGATAG
- a CDS encoding TIGR04222 domain-containing membrane protein, whose translation MPTEMWWFIGAACGQLLCAVALLRTRSMDWGNLAPQALALLRGGRRAAVTVALVALHQRGAVAAGRRGTIRANGGPGKTRDPLQLGVHGSLHRALGIGVLTTRPRARQALDALRAELGMAGLVRPVGRLWTARVLLVGAVATVPAGLLVTEPSRTGLALALGLAAVPGAVALVLLRLPVTTRAARRLLRGLRERHPLPAHRGEVTDGELVQLYVALYGDPALALFLPRFSRDGGLLGHGGRTDDHVTGRGWYSARHDGPGDGTAGGGGSWSEGEGGGGSG comes from the coding sequence ATGCCGACGGAGATGTGGTGGTTCATCGGTGCGGCCTGCGGGCAACTGCTGTGCGCCGTGGCCTTGTTGCGAACGCGCAGCATGGACTGGGGGAACCTGGCTCCGCAGGCGCTCGCGCTGCTCCGGGGCGGACGGCGGGCGGCCGTCACCGTGGCACTCGTCGCCCTGCACCAGCGGGGTGCCGTGGCGGCGGGCCGCAGGGGCACGATTCGGGCCAACGGCGGGCCCGGGAAGACCCGGGACCCACTCCAGCTCGGGGTGCACGGTTCGCTGCACCGCGCCCTGGGCATAGGGGTGCTGACCACGCGCCCCCGGGCGCGGCAGGCCCTCGACGCCCTGCGGGCGGAACTCGGCATGGCGGGACTGGTCCGCCCCGTCGGCCGGCTGTGGACCGCGCGCGTGCTGCTCGTCGGCGCTGTCGCGACGGTGCCGGCCGGGCTGCTGGTGACCGAGCCGTCGCGCACGGGACTCGCCCTCGCCCTGGGCCTCGCCGCGGTGCCCGGCGCGGTCGCGCTCGTCCTGCTGCGGCTGCCCGTGACGACCCGCGCCGCCCGCCGGCTCCTGCGAGGACTGCGCGAGCGGCATCCACTGCCCGCCCACCGCGGCGAGGTCACCGACGGCGAACTCGTCCAGTTGTACGTCGCGCTCTACGGCGATCCGGCGCTCGCTCTCTTCCTACCGCGTTTCTCACGCGACGGCGGCCTGCTCGGGCACGGCGGCCGGACCGACGACCACGTCACCGGGCGCGGCTGGTACTCGGCCCGGCACGACGGACCCGGGGACGGAACGGCGGGCGGAGGCGGGAGCTGGAGTGAGGGTGAGGGTGGGGGCGGTTCCGGCTGA
- a CDS encoding AMP-binding protein, whose protein sequence is MTASSATERFRAARDFLLRHREDYETAYEGFEWPRPDRFNWALEWFDVIAADNDRTALHIVEEDGRETRLSFAEMSARSNRAANWLRSRGVRAGDRIIVMLGNQTELWETALAAMKLRAVVIPATPLLGPADLRDRVERGRARHVIVRAEDAAKFDDVPGEYTRIAVGGGARADWLGYEAAYGEPDTFEPDGVTHAHDPLMLYFTSGTTARPKLVEHTHVSYPVGHLATLYWIGLRPGDVHLNISSPGWAKHAWSNLFAPWNAEATVFIHNYTRFDPARLMAEMDRNGVTSFCAPPTVWRMLIQADLTQLRTPPREVVAAGEPLNPEVIDAVRRSWGLTIRDGFGQTETAVQVSNSPGQPLKAGSMGRPSPGYRVTLVDPVSGRADVAEGEICLDLSAAPVGLMTGYHGDPERTAEAMADGYYRTGDIGSRDADGYITYIGRADDVFKASDYKISPFELESALLEHEAVAEAAVVPAPDALRLAVPKAYVVLAEGWAADAGTAKLLFAHSRAVLAPYKRVRRIEFAELPKTVSGKIRRIELRERTAKGEGTEYTEGDLG, encoded by the coding sequence ATGACGGCAAGCAGCGCGACGGAGAGGTTCCGGGCCGCCCGCGACTTCCTGCTCCGGCACCGTGAGGACTACGAGACGGCGTACGAGGGCTTCGAGTGGCCGCGGCCGGACCGTTTCAACTGGGCGCTGGAGTGGTTCGACGTCATCGCCGCCGACAACGACAGGACCGCCCTGCACATCGTCGAGGAGGACGGCCGCGAGACCAGGCTGAGCTTCGCCGAGATGTCCGCCCGCTCGAACCGGGCCGCCAACTGGCTGCGCTCCCGGGGTGTGCGTGCGGGGGACCGGATCATCGTGATGCTCGGCAACCAGACGGAACTCTGGGAGACCGCGCTCGCCGCGATGAAGCTGCGCGCCGTCGTCATCCCGGCGACGCCACTGCTCGGCCCGGCCGACCTGCGCGACCGCGTCGAGCGCGGCCGGGCCCGGCACGTGATCGTGCGCGCCGAGGACGCCGCCAAGTTCGACGACGTACCAGGCGAGTACACCCGGATCGCCGTCGGTGGCGGGGCGCGCGCCGACTGGCTGGGTTACGAGGCGGCGTACGGCGAGCCGGACACCTTCGAGCCGGACGGCGTCACCCACGCCCACGACCCGCTCATGCTCTACTTCACCTCCGGTACCACCGCCCGCCCCAAGCTGGTCGAGCACACCCATGTCTCGTACCCGGTCGGGCACCTCGCCACCCTGTACTGGATCGGCCTCCGGCCCGGCGACGTCCACCTGAACATCTCCTCGCCCGGCTGGGCCAAGCACGCCTGGTCCAACCTGTTCGCGCCGTGGAACGCGGAGGCGACCGTCTTCATCCACAACTACACGCGCTTCGACCCCGCCCGTCTGATGGCCGAGATGGACCGCAACGGCGTCACCTCCTTCTGCGCCCCGCCGACCGTCTGGCGGATGCTGATCCAGGCCGACCTCACCCAGCTGCGCACCCCGCCCCGCGAGGTCGTCGCGGCGGGCGAGCCGCTCAACCCCGAGGTCATCGACGCCGTGCGCCGCTCCTGGGGTCTCACCATCCGGGACGGCTTCGGGCAGACCGAGACCGCCGTCCAGGTCTCCAACAGCCCCGGCCAGCCGCTGAAGGCGGGCTCGATGGGCCGGCCGAGTCCCGGATACCGGGTCACGCTCGTCGACCCGGTGAGCGGCCGCGCGGACGTGGCGGAGGGCGAGATCTGCCTCGACCTCTCCGCCGCCCCGGTGGGCCTGATGACCGGGTACCACGGCGACCCGGAACGCACGGCCGAGGCGATGGCCGACGGTTACTACCGCACGGGCGACATCGGCTCCCGCGACGCCGACGGGTACATCACCTACATCGGGCGCGCCGACGACGTCTTCAAGGCGTCCGACTACAAGATCTCGCCGTTCGAGCTGGAGAGCGCGCTCCTGGAGCACGAGGCGGTCGCCGAGGCCGCGGTCGTGCCGGCTCCCGACGCACTGCGGCTGGCGGTCCCCAAGGCGTACGTGGTCCTCGCCGAGGGGTGGGCGGCGGACGCCGGCACCGCGAAGCTGCTCTTCGCCCATTCGCGCGCCGTGCTCGCCCCGTACAAGCGGGTACGCCGGATCGAGTTCGCCGAGTTGCCGAAGACCGTCTCCGGCAAGATCCGCCGCATCGAACTGCGCGAGCGCACGGCCAAGGGCGAGGGCACGGAGTACACCGAGGGGGATCTGGGATGA
- a CDS encoding amidase, translated as MTTFGEQTTVHVFRDDALGDHDAVGLAEAIRRGDVGAAEVARDAAARVAVAEERLHAVQVHVEQPVTGSVAGGAFAGVPTFVKDNTDYLGLPTGHGSEAFTPRAARRHAPFARQLVSSGVTVLGKTRLPEFGFSPTTEYEDAEPVRNPWNTGFSAGGSSGGSAALVAAGAVPIAHANDGGGSIRIPAACCGLVGLKPTRGRVLPNAQSRQLPIDLVTDGIVSRSVRDTAVFLAAAETHWRNPKLPPLGLVEGPAERRLRIGFLPDSPNGVRSDTATRAAVTETAETLERLGHTVEPVELTIDPRFTEDFLTYWGLLSFLLGVTGRTLGDGFDRRRMDALSRGLRETYLENWRGTPAVLRRLKRTREPYAAGFRGLDLILSPVLAHTTPPIGHLAPGVDYPTLIERILAYVAFTPVNNVVGTPAISLPAARATEDGLPIGVMLSGRPGAERTLLEAAFELEADRPFRRVQDL; from the coding sequence GTGACGACTTTCGGGGAACAGACCACGGTGCACGTCTTCCGGGACGACGCCCTCGGCGACCACGACGCCGTCGGCCTCGCCGAGGCGATCCGGCGCGGTGACGTCGGCGCCGCCGAGGTCGCCCGTGACGCGGCGGCGCGCGTCGCCGTCGCGGAGGAGCGGCTCCACGCCGTCCAGGTGCACGTCGAGCAACCGGTGACCGGGTCCGTGGCGGGCGGCGCCTTCGCGGGAGTGCCGACCTTCGTCAAGGACAACACCGACTACCTGGGGCTTCCCACCGGTCACGGCAGCGAGGCGTTCACTCCGAGGGCCGCACGGCGGCACGCCCCGTTCGCCCGGCAGCTGGTGAGCAGCGGCGTCACGGTGCTGGGCAAGACCCGGCTGCCCGAGTTCGGATTCAGCCCGACCACGGAGTACGAAGACGCCGAGCCCGTCCGGAACCCGTGGAACACCGGCTTCTCCGCGGGCGGTTCGTCGGGCGGCAGCGCGGCGCTCGTCGCGGCCGGGGCGGTGCCGATCGCGCACGCCAACGACGGCGGAGGCTCGATCCGGATCCCGGCCGCCTGCTGCGGACTGGTCGGGCTGAAGCCGACCCGCGGCCGTGTCCTGCCGAACGCGCAGAGCCGCCAACTGCCCATCGACCTCGTCACCGACGGCATCGTGAGCCGATCGGTCCGGGACACCGCCGTGTTCCTCGCCGCCGCCGAGACGCACTGGCGGAACCCGAAGCTGCCGCCCCTCGGCCTGGTCGAGGGCCCCGCCGAGCGGAGGCTGCGCATCGGATTCCTGCCGGACTCGCCGAACGGTGTCCGCTCCGACACCGCCACCCGGGCCGCTGTCACGGAGACGGCGGAGACTCTCGAACGGCTCGGGCACACCGTGGAGCCGGTCGAGTTGACGATCGACCCCCGCTTCACGGAGGACTTCCTCACCTACTGGGGTCTGCTGTCGTTCCTCCTCGGCGTCACCGGCCGGACCCTCGGCGACGGCTTCGACCGGCGCCGGATGGACGCCCTCAGCCGGGGACTGCGGGAGACCTACCTGGAGAACTGGCGGGGCACCCCAGCTGTGCTGCGGAGACTGAAGCGCACCCGGGAGCCGTACGCGGCGGGCTTCCGCGGGCTGGACCTGATCCTTTCCCCCGTCCTCGCGCACACCACGCCGCCGATCGGTCACCTCGCCCCGGGCGTCGACTACCCGACGCTGATCGAACGGATCCTCGCCTACGTGGCGTTCACGCCCGTCAACAACGTCGTCGGGACGCCGGCGATCTCGTTGCCCGCCGCCCGTGCGACGGAGGACGGGCTACCCATCGGCGTCATGCTCTCCGGCCGCCCCGGTGCCGAACGCACCCTGCTGGAGGCCGCTTTCGAGCTGGAGGCCGACCGTCCCTTCCGGCGCGTCCAAGACCTCTGA
- a CDS encoding winged helix DNA-binding domain-containing protein, producing the protein MAPKTTPPVLSVRALNRATLARQLLLSRATMAPDEAVSHLLGLQAQNTKPPYYALAARLADFRPEDLSTLMEERAVARIVTLRSTLHTHTAADVLTLRPLVQGARDREVRIFRKGLDGVDLDRLATLARRFVEERPRTPKEIREALLAEWPDADPQALTVAARCRLPLVQVTPRGLWRRGGQVCLTTAEHWLGRPAEPVPAPDDTVLRYLAAFGPASVKDMQTWCGLTRLRETFERLRPRLLAFRDEQGVELFDLPDAPRPDGETPAPPRFLPEFDNLLLSHADRSRVVAAEHKVRTWKGNQPYRVFLLDGFLAGLWRIEETEQRTTMTIEPFGLPNRTRRAELTEEAERMLAIMAPAGVPHTIAFGTVAR; encoded by the coding sequence ATGGCCCCCAAGACGACGCCCCCGGTGCTCTCCGTCCGTGCGCTGAACCGTGCCACGCTGGCCCGCCAACTGCTCCTGAGCCGTGCCACGATGGCCCCCGACGAAGCTGTCTCCCATCTCCTCGGCCTCCAGGCGCAGAACACCAAGCCGCCCTACTACGCACTCGCCGCCCGGCTCGCGGACTTCCGGCCCGAGGACCTGTCCACCCTGATGGAGGAGCGGGCGGTCGCCCGGATCGTGACGCTGCGGTCCACCCTCCACACCCACACCGCCGCTGACGTGCTCACCCTGCGGCCCTTGGTGCAGGGAGCCCGGGACCGTGAGGTGAGGATCTTCCGCAAGGGCCTGGACGGCGTCGACCTCGACCGGCTGGCGACGCTCGCCCGCCGGTTCGTCGAAGAACGTCCCCGGACCCCGAAGGAGATCCGTGAGGCACTCCTCGCCGAATGGCCGGACGCCGACCCGCAGGCCCTCACCGTCGCCGCCCGCTGCCGGCTGCCGCTCGTCCAGGTGACCCCGCGCGGCCTGTGGCGCCGCGGCGGACAGGTCTGTCTGACGACCGCCGAGCACTGGCTCGGCCGTCCCGCCGAGCCGGTCCCCGCCCCGGACGACACCGTGCTGCGCTACCTCGCCGCCTTCGGCCCGGCGTCCGTCAAGGACATGCAGACCTGGTGCGGTCTCACTCGCCTCCGGGAGACTTTCGAACGCCTGCGCCCCCGCCTCCTCGCCTTCCGGGACGAGCAGGGCGTCGAGCTCTTCGACCTGCCGGACGCGCCACGCCCCGACGGGGAGACCCCCGCGCCGCCGCGCTTCCTTCCCGAGTTCGACAACCTGCTCCTCTCGCACGCCGACCGGAGCCGGGTCGTGGCCGCCGAGCACAAGGTCCGCACGTGGAAGGGCAACCAGCCGTACCGCGTCTTCCTGCTCGACGGCTTCCTGGCCGGACTCTGGCGGATCGAGGAGACCGAGCAACGCACGACGATGACCATCGAACCCTTCGGCCTGCCGAACCGTACCCGGCGGGCGGAGCTGACCGAGGAGGCCGAGCGGATGCTGGCGATCATGGCACCGGCGGGCGTACCCCACACGATCGCCTTCGGCACCGTGGCCCGCTGA
- a CDS encoding AMP-binding protein: MSLSYTHGTSRTPLLGDTIGAHLDRAVATWPDREALVDVASGRRWTYAAFGADVDRLADALLGSGVAKGDRVGIWAVNCAEWVLVQYATARIGAIMVNINPAYRAHELEFVLQQAGISLLFASLSHKSSDYRAMVERVRPACPALREAVYIGDPSWDALLARTAGDLRPAELSCDEPVNIQYTSGTTGFPKGATLSHHNILNNGYFVGEMIAYSEQDRICIPVPFYHCFGMVMGNLAATSHGACMVIPAPSFDPAATLRAVERERCTSLYGVPTMFIAELNLPDFASYDLSTLRTGIMAGSPCPVEVMKRVVAEMNMAEVSICYGMTETSPVSTQTRRDDDLERRTGTVGRVMPHVEVKVVDPVTGLTVERGTAGELCTRGYGVMLGYWNEPEKTAEAVDASRWMHTGDLAVLREDGYVRIVGRIKDMIIRGGENVYPREIEEFLHGHEKIADVQVVGVPDARYGEEILACVIPRDPADPPALDEITAFCRGRLAHYKIPRAVEILDEFPMTVSGKVRKIELRQRYGEA, translated from the coding sequence ATGAGCCTGTCCTACACGCACGGCACGAGCCGTACGCCGCTGCTCGGCGACACCATCGGTGCCCATCTCGACCGGGCCGTCGCCACCTGGCCGGACCGCGAGGCGCTGGTCGACGTCGCGAGCGGGCGCCGCTGGACGTACGCCGCCTTCGGTGCGGACGTCGACCGGCTCGCGGACGCCCTGCTCGGCAGCGGGGTAGCCAAGGGGGACCGGGTCGGTATCTGGGCGGTGAACTGCGCCGAGTGGGTACTGGTGCAGTACGCGACCGCCCGGATCGGCGCGATCATGGTGAACATCAACCCGGCCTACCGCGCCCACGAGCTGGAGTTCGTGCTCCAGCAGGCCGGTATCTCCCTGCTCTTCGCGTCCCTGAGCCACAAGTCGAGCGACTACCGCGCGATGGTCGAGCGCGTGCGGCCCGCCTGTCCCGCGCTACGGGAGGCCGTCTACATCGGCGACCCGAGCTGGGACGCCCTGCTCGCCCGGACCGCGGGGGACCTGCGCCCGGCGGAGCTGTCCTGCGACGAACCGGTGAACATCCAGTACACCTCGGGCACCACCGGGTTCCCGAAGGGCGCCACCCTCTCGCACCACAACATCCTCAACAACGGCTACTTCGTCGGCGAGATGATCGCCTACAGCGAGCAGGACCGCATCTGCATCCCGGTGCCCTTCTACCACTGCTTCGGCATGGTCATGGGCAATCTCGCGGCGACCTCGCACGGTGCCTGCATGGTCATTCCCGCGCCGTCCTTCGACCCGGCGGCCACCCTCCGCGCGGTCGAGCGGGAGCGGTGCACCTCCCTGTACGGCGTCCCGACGATGTTCATCGCGGAGCTGAACCTCCCCGACTTCGCCTCGTACGACCTCTCCACGCTGCGCACCGGCATCATGGCCGGCTCGCCCTGCCCGGTGGAGGTGATGAAGCGGGTGGTCGCCGAGATGAACATGGCCGAGGTGTCGATCTGCTACGGCATGACCGAGACCTCACCCGTGTCCACCCAGACCCGGCGCGACGACGACCTGGAGCGGCGCACGGGCACCGTCGGGCGGGTCATGCCGCACGTCGAGGTGAAGGTCGTCGACCCGGTCACCGGCCTCACGGTGGAGCGCGGCACGGCCGGCGAGCTGTGCACCCGCGGCTACGGAGTGATGCTCGGCTACTGGAACGAGCCGGAGAAGACCGCGGAGGCCGTCGACGCGAGCCGCTGGATGCACACCGGGGATCTGGCGGTGCTCCGCGAGGACGGCTACGTCCGGATCGTCGGCCGCATCAAGGACATGATCATCCGGGGTGGTGAGAACGTGTACCCGAGGGAGATCGAGGAGTTCCTGCACGGCCACGAGAAGATCGCCGACGTGCAGGTCGTCGGCGTTCCCGACGCCCGCTACGGCGAGGAGATCCTCGCCTGCGTGATCCCGCGCGACCCGGCGGACCCGCCGGCCCTGGACGAGATCACCGCCTTCTGCCGCGGCCGGCTGGCGCACTACAAGATCCCGCGCGCGGTGGAGATCCTCGACGAGTTCCCGATGACGGTCAGCGGCAAGGTGCGCAAGATCGAACTGAGGCAGCGGTACGGCGAAGCCTGA
- a CDS encoding LuxR C-terminal-related transcriptional regulator has protein sequence MSERTETVELRAALLRLRRATGLPVVFGGLLHDGRRLRIAELDGAVTPALRGLAVSTGSGLGGKCLRLSRPCAVTDYPAARHITHEYDRPVSVEGLRSVIAVPLVVRRKVRGVLYGALRDALPIGERVFDAAVAAARDVEQALAVRDETRRLLAAERQAVPGPSWEEVRQAHGELHALAPRVPDPELRARLLAVCGRLETAATGPARPVELTLTPRELDVLAAVAPGATNAAAADRLGLRPETVKGYLRSAMRKLGARTRWEAVVTARRAGLLP, from the coding sequence GTGTCCGAGCGGACGGAAACGGTGGAGCTGCGCGCCGCGCTGCTGCGGCTGCGCCGCGCCACCGGACTCCCGGTGGTCTTCGGCGGGCTGCTGCACGACGGCCGCCGACTGCGGATCGCCGAGCTGGACGGTGCGGTGACGCCCGCCCTGCGCGGTCTGGCGGTCTCGACGGGCAGCGGACTCGGCGGCAAATGCCTGCGGCTGTCACGGCCCTGCGCGGTCACGGACTATCCGGCGGCCCGGCACATCACGCACGAGTACGACCGTCCGGTCTCGGTGGAGGGTCTGCGTTCGGTGATCGCGGTACCCCTGGTCGTGCGGCGCAAGGTCCGGGGCGTGCTGTACGGTGCGCTGCGCGACGCCCTGCCGATCGGCGAGCGGGTCTTCGACGCCGCGGTCGCGGCGGCCCGGGACGTGGAACAGGCGCTCGCGGTAAGGGACGAGACGCGGCGACTCCTGGCGGCCGAGCGGCAGGCGGTGCCGGGGCCGTCGTGGGAGGAGGTCCGGCAGGCCCACGGCGAGTTGCACGCACTGGCACCCCGGGTCCCGGACCCGGAACTGCGGGCCCGGCTCCTCGCGGTGTGCGGACGGCTGGAGACCGCGGCCACGGGGCCGGCGCGGCCGGTGGAGCTGACGCTCACCCCTCGCGAGCTGGACGTCCTCGCGGCGGTGGCACCGGGGGCGACGAACGCGGCGGCGGCGGACCGGCTGGGGCTGCGACCGGAGACCGTGAAGGGATACCTGCGCTCGGCGATGCGCAAGCTGGGCGCCCGCACCCGCTGGGAGGCGGTCGTGACGGCCCGCCGGGCGGGGCTGCTGCCGTAG
- a CDS encoding magnesium and cobalt transport protein CorA yields MSDRHPRPARRRRTDPAAPRSRPEPDTGPEGAPEDKASVVQATLYRGGRQVSSPDTLAETFRQLREAPDGMAWIGLHRPSETELHSLAAEFDLHELAVEDAMEAHQRPKLERYGDTLFVVLRAARYLDAPEEVDFGELHVFVGRDFVITVRHADAPDLSAVRHRMEENPELLALGPEAVLYAILDAVVDGYAPVVEGVQNDIDEIETEVFGGDPAVSRRTYELSREMVEFQRATRPLVGMLHGLMAGFAKYGTDEELQRYLRDVADHVTHTSERVDGFRQALSEILTVNATLVTQQQNAEMRALAEAGFEQNEEIKKISSWAAILFAPTLVGTIYGMNFDHMPELHWAGGYPFAILLMAGVCTGLYFVFKRRRWL; encoded by the coding sequence GTGTCGGATCGCCACCCCCGCCCCGCGCGGCGCCGCCGGACCGATCCCGCCGCCCCGCGGTCTCGTCCGGAACCGGACACCGGCCCCGAGGGAGCGCCTGAGGACAAAGCGAGCGTGGTGCAGGCGACGCTCTACCGGGGCGGCCGCCAGGTCTCGTCACCCGACACCCTCGCCGAGACCTTCCGCCAGCTGCGCGAGGCACCCGACGGCATGGCGTGGATCGGCCTGCACCGCCCCTCGGAGACGGAGCTCCACTCCCTTGCGGCCGAGTTCGACCTCCACGAGCTCGCCGTCGAGGACGCGATGGAGGCCCACCAGCGCCCCAAGCTGGAGCGTTACGGGGACACCCTCTTCGTGGTCCTGCGCGCGGCGCGCTACCTCGACGCCCCGGAGGAGGTCGACTTCGGGGAGCTCCACGTCTTCGTCGGCCGGGACTTCGTGATCACGGTCCGCCACGCCGACGCACCCGACCTCTCGGCGGTGCGTCACCGTATGGAGGAGAACCCCGAACTCCTCGCCCTGGGGCCCGAGGCGGTCCTGTACGCCATCCTCGACGCGGTGGTGGACGGCTACGCGCCGGTGGTCGAGGGGGTGCAGAACGACATCGACGAGATCGAGACCGAGGTCTTCGGCGGAGACCCGGCGGTCTCCCGTCGCACCTACGAACTCTCCCGCGAGATGGTCGAGTTCCAGCGCGCCACCCGCCCCCTGGTCGGCATGCTGCACGGTCTGATGGCCGGCTTCGCCAAGTACGGCACGGACGAGGAACTCCAGCGCTACCTCCGCGACGTCGCCGACCACGTCACCCACACGAGCGAACGTGTGGACGGCTTCCGCCAGGCCCTGTCGGAGATCCTGACGGTCAACGCCACGCTCGTGACCCAGCAGCAGAACGCGGAGATGCGCGCGCTGGCGGAGGCGGGCTTCGAGCAGAACGAGGAGATCAAGAAGATCTCCTCGTGGGCGGCCATCCTGTTTGCACCCACGTTGGTGGGAACCATCTACGGCATGAACTTCGACCACATGCCGGAACTGCACTGGGCCGGCGGGTATCCGTTCGCAATCCTCCTCATGGCGGGGGTGTGCACAGGGCTGTACTTCGTCTTCAAGCGGCGACGCTGGCTGTAG